A stretch of Telopea speciosissima isolate NSW1024214 ecotype Mountain lineage chromosome 11, Tspe_v1, whole genome shotgun sequence DNA encodes these proteins:
- the LOC122645126 gene encoding large ribosomal RNA subunit accumulation protein YCED homolog 2, chloroplastic, translated as MEKMRNASRFLSARNIRNPICSPYSSSPGSEILKFPSRISSTTIKAAASRKNGDSLITRKSPKSPRRLISISTSDNRWNGKWTLDYIFTLKELQLADLAEDGQKDAEVSVSLNIEKHASFGFSIDGRIITAFTRKCINCSSPFCRKIDTMFDVWVLPSSRRNLSMQSPEIGGDDPSVIYVKPGSEADLDSLVQDTIRLNTSVKETCSETCEKSELRWQSTSGEDSSIDGRWSRLLELKNVI; from the exons atggagaagatgagaaATGCAAGTCGTTTCTTGTCAGCAAGAAATATAAGAAACCCAATCTGCTCCCCATACTCTTCTTCTCCTGGATCTGAAATCCTTAAATTCCCGTCAAGGATCTCTTCCACTACCATCAAAGCTGCTGCTTCCAGGAAAAATGGTGATTCTCTG ATTACACGTAAGAGTCCAAAAAGCCCACGCCGTCTGATAAGCATTTCAACATCAGATAATCGATGGAATGGGAAATGGACCCTCGACTACATTTTCACATTGAAGGAGCTTCAGTTGGCAGATCTGGCTGAGGATGGACAAAAAGATGCAGAGGTTTCCGTTAGCCTCAACATAGAGAAG CATGCCAGTTTTGGCTTTTCAATAGATGGAAGGATCATCACGGCTTTCACTAGAAAATGCATCAATTGCTCTTCGCCTTTCTGCAGAAAG ATAGACACCATGTTCGATGTTTGGGTTCTTCCATCAAGTAGGCGAAACCTTTCGATGCAATCGCCCGAAATCGGTGGTGACGATCCATCA GTCATCTATGTGAAACCCGGAAGTGAAGCAGATCTTGATTCACTGGTTCAGGACACGATTCGGCTTAACACCTCAGTGAAG GAAACTTGCTCGGAAACATGCGAGAAATCCGAATTAAGATGGCAGT CTACTAGTGGTGAAGATTCTTCTATTGATGGGAGGTGGTCGAGACTTCTCGAGCTAAAGAATGTAATATAA